In Neisseria dentiae, one DNA window encodes the following:
- a CDS encoding sugar MFS transporter: protein MSAQSQQNNNFALSVLTTLFFMMGFITCMNDILIPHLKEIFKLSYTQAMLVQFCFFTAYAVMSIPMGKLVEKVGYKNGVIGGFLIAAVGCLLFYPAAGSHSYPIFLGALFILASGIVLLQVAGNPYVTLLAKPGKESATLTLIQAFNSLATMIAPPLGAMLIFVDATASEAERISSVQIPYLGLAGFLILLAVVVKMLHLPDARKIAEEETEHNHDGKTSVWQYKHMVLGAAAIFCYVGAEVAIGSLMINVLEVAAGLNHTTGAFYLSVYWGGAMVGRFIGSAMMNKIAPNKYLAFNAIATITLTVVAILAGGGFVTMWSLLLIGFFNSIMFPTIFSLATKGLGKFTGAASGIICTAIVGGAIVPVVQGFFADHIGLLVSFFVPTLCYLYILFFATKGYKADEQTA, encoded by the coding sequence ATGTCTGCGCAATCACAACAAAACAACAACTTCGCGTTGTCGGTGTTGACCACGTTGTTTTTCATGATGGGTTTCATCACCTGCATGAACGACATCCTGATTCCCCACCTGAAAGAAATTTTCAAGCTTTCCTACACTCAGGCGATGCTGGTTCAGTTCTGCTTCTTCACCGCCTATGCCGTGATGTCGATTCCGATGGGCAAACTGGTGGAAAAAGTGGGCTATAAAAACGGCGTTATCGGCGGTTTTCTGATTGCCGCCGTGGGCTGCCTGCTGTTTTACCCCGCCGCTGGCAGCCACTCTTACCCGATTTTCTTGGGCGCGCTGTTTATCTTGGCTTCGGGCATCGTGCTGTTGCAGGTTGCAGGCAACCCCTATGTAACCCTGCTGGCCAAACCGGGCAAAGAATCCGCCACGCTCACGCTGATTCAGGCGTTTAACTCGCTGGCCACCATGATTGCCCCGCCGCTGGGCGCGATGCTGATTTTCGTGGACGCCACCGCCAGCGAAGCCGAGCGTATTTCTTCGGTGCAGATTCCCTATTTGGGCTTGGCCGGCTTTCTGATTCTGCTGGCCGTGGTGGTGAAAATGCTCCACCTGCCCGACGCGCGCAAAATCGCCGAAGAAGAAACCGAACACAACCACGACGGTAAAACCAGCGTTTGGCAATACAAACACATGGTGCTCGGTGCCGCCGCCATCTTCTGTTATGTGGGCGCCGAAGTGGCCATCGGCTCGCTGATGATTAACGTGCTGGAAGTGGCCGCCGGCCTCAACCACACCACCGGCGCGTTCTACCTGTCGGTTTATTGGGGCGGCGCGATGGTAGGCCGTTTCATCGGCTCGGCCATGATGAACAAAATCGCACCCAACAAATATCTGGCGTTCAACGCCATTGCCACCATCACACTGACCGTTGTTGCCATCTTGGCCGGCGGCGGTTTTGTTACCATGTGGTCGCTGCTGCTGATCGGTTTCTTCAACTCGATTATGTTCCCGACCATCTTCTCGCTGGCCACCAAAGGCTTGGGCAAATTTACCGGCGCGGCTTCGGGCATTATCTGTACCGCAATTGTAGGTGGCGCGATTGTTCCGGTTGTTCAGGGTTTCTTTGCCGACCACATCGGCCTGTTGGTATCGTTCTTCGTGCCCACCCTGTGCTATCTGTATATCCTGTTCTTTGCTACCAAAGGCTATAAGGCCGACGAGCAAACCGCTTGA
- the pgi gene encoding glucose-6-phosphate isomerase, giving the protein MKHLQDLPSWRELWKHFDATKGLHMREMFEQDPERAQRYWLEVGGITLDYSKNRITDETLGLLFKLAREAGLPERIKQMFHGEKINETENRAVLHIALRNRTNSPIEVDGEDVMPKVNHVLHRMGEFTHEVRSGEWLGYTNQVITDVVNIGIGGSDLGPLMMCTALKPFGHPRMRMHFVSNVDGSQLRDVLEKVHPETTLFIIASKTFTTQETLTNALTAREWFLKHAGDETAIAKHFVAVSTNKKAVAEFGIDTANMFEFWDWVGGRYSLWSAIGLPIMLFLGEENFIEMLNGAHLMDQHFANAPLEQNMPVLLALIGIWYINYYGGGSHVIAPYDQHLHRLPKFIQQLDMESNGKQVTLDGQPVAHETAPIIWGETGINGQHAFFQLLHQGTHITPIDLIASLEKRSNLPGHHEILLANVFAQAEAFMRGKTPEEARAELEAQGLDQAKIEALVPHKTFSGNRPSNIILMTKINPRNMGSLIALYEHKTFVQGVIWGINSFDQWGVELGKQLAKTILGELTGKTDVQRHDSSTERLIRLYRNANCDKAGEC; this is encoded by the coding sequence ATGAAACATTTACAGGATTTGCCTTCTTGGCGGGAACTCTGGAAACATTTCGACGCCACCAAAGGCCTGCATATGCGCGAAATGTTCGAGCAAGACCCCGAACGCGCCCAACGCTACTGGCTCGAAGTGGGCGGCATCACGCTGGATTATTCCAAAAACCGCATCACCGACGAAACGCTGGGCCTGCTGTTCAAACTGGCGCGTGAAGCAGGCCTGCCCGAACGCATCAAGCAGATGTTCCACGGCGAAAAAATCAACGAAACCGAAAACCGCGCCGTGCTCCACATCGCCTTGCGCAACCGCACCAATTCGCCCATCGAAGTCGACGGCGAAGACGTGATGCCCAAAGTGAACCATGTGTTACACCGCATGGGCGAATTCACCCACGAAGTGCGCAGCGGCGAATGGCTGGGCTACACCAACCAAGTGATTACCGACGTGGTCAACATCGGCATCGGCGGCTCCGATTTAGGCCCGCTGATGATGTGCACCGCACTCAAACCCTTCGGCCACCCACGTATGCGTATGCACTTTGTTTCCAACGTCGACGGCTCGCAACTGCGCGACGTACTCGAAAAAGTGCACCCCGAAACCACGCTGTTCATCATCGCCTCCAAAACCTTCACCACCCAAGAAACGCTCACCAACGCCCTGACCGCGCGCGAATGGTTTTTGAAACACGCCGGCGACGAAACCGCGATTGCCAAACATTTCGTCGCCGTTTCCACCAACAAAAAAGCCGTGGCCGAATTCGGCATCGACACCGCCAATATGTTTGAATTCTGGGATTGGGTGGGCGGCCGCTACAGCCTGTGGTCGGCCATCGGCCTGCCGATTATGCTGTTTTTGGGCGAAGAAAACTTTATCGAAATGCTCAACGGCGCCCACCTGATGGACCAGCACTTCGCCAACGCCCCGCTGGAGCAGAATATGCCCGTGCTGCTGGCGCTGATCGGCATCTGGTATATCAACTACTACGGCGGCGGCAGCCACGTTATCGCCCCCTACGACCAACACCTGCACCGCCTGCCCAAGTTTATCCAGCAACTCGACATGGAAAGCAACGGCAAACAGGTAACGCTCGACGGCCAGCCCGTGGCGCACGAAACCGCACCGATTATCTGGGGCGAAACCGGCATCAATGGCCAGCACGCTTTCTTCCAGCTGCTGCATCAGGGCACGCACATCACCCCCATCGACCTGATTGCCTCACTCGAAAAACGCAGCAACCTGCCCGGCCACCACGAAATCCTGCTGGCCAACGTGTTTGCGCAGGCCGAAGCCTTCATGCGCGGTAAAACCCCCGAAGAAGCGCGCGCCGAACTCGAAGCGCAAGGCTTGGATCAGGCGAAGATTGAAGCACTGGTGCCGCACAAAACCTTTTCGGGCAACCGCCCCAGCAACATCATTCTGATGACCAAAATCAACCCCCGCAACATGGGCAGCCTGATTGCGCTCTACGAACACAAAACCTTCGTGCAGGGCGTGATTTGGGGCATCAACAGTTTCGACCAATGGGGCGTCGAGCTGGGCAAACAGCTGGCCAAAACCATTTTGGGCGAATTAACGGGCAAAACCGACGTGCAGCGGCACGACAGTTCGACCGAGCGTCTAATCCGCCTCTACCGCAACGCCAATTGCGACAAAGCGGGAGAGTGCTGA
- a CDS encoding SIS domain-containing protein: MLSKISESLTDLSGAERKVAESALAEPKWFVHAAVAEIAERASVSQPTVIRFCRSLGYKGLPEFKLALSASIGHEGMPYVHEELNADDDMASVVEKVLSNAAASILGARRFLKETELETAIAMLTHARRIEFYGVGNSGIVAQDAQHKFFRFGISTVAYVDTHIQLMAASVLSNHDVLVVISNSGSSIELLDAVSIAKENGAAVIAITRSGSPLAQLADCVLSIASQENVELYTPMVSRLLQLAVIDILAIGLALRLGETASLQLQKSKRSIHSKHLEYDKDKDSES; the protein is encoded by the coding sequence ATGTTAAGCAAAATCAGCGAATCACTAACCGACTTATCAGGTGCCGAACGCAAAGTGGCCGAATCGGCGCTGGCCGAACCGAAATGGTTCGTGCACGCCGCCGTGGCCGAAATCGCCGAACGCGCCTCGGTGAGCCAGCCCACCGTTATCCGCTTCTGCCGCAGCCTGGGCTATAAAGGGCTGCCCGAATTCAAACTGGCGCTGTCGGCCAGCATCGGCCACGAAGGCATGCCTTATGTGCACGAAGAGTTGAACGCCGACGACGACATGGCCAGCGTGGTGGAAAAAGTGTTGAGCAATGCCGCCGCCTCGATACTCGGCGCGCGCCGCTTTTTGAAAGAAACCGAGCTGGAAACCGCCATCGCCATGCTCACCCACGCCCGCCGCATCGAATTTTACGGCGTAGGCAACTCGGGCATCGTGGCGCAAGACGCGCAACATAAGTTTTTCCGTTTCGGCATTTCCACCGTGGCCTATGTGGACACCCACATCCAACTAATGGCCGCCTCGGTGTTGAGCAACCACGACGTATTGGTGGTGATTTCCAACTCAGGCTCTTCCATCGAGCTGCTCGACGCGGTGAGCATCGCCAAAGAAAACGGCGCGGCGGTGATTGCGATCACCCGTTCCGGCTCGCCGCTGGCGCAACTGGCCGACTGCGTGTTGAGCATCGCCTCGCAGGAAAACGTAGAACTCTACACACCGATGGTTTCGCGGCTGCTGCAATTGGCCGTTATCGACATCCTCGCCATCGGCCTGGCCCTGCGTTTGGGCGAAACCGCCAGCCTGCAACTGCAAAAGAGCAAACGCAGCATTCACAGCAAACATTTGGAATACGATAAAGACAAGGACTCAGAATCATGA
- a CDS encoding glucokinase, translated as MSTTQNKTAAKQPQTATVEWPRLVADIGGTNARFALETAPQQIEKVEVLPCNDYDTIVDAAREYLKRAGSPKISHAAIAIANPIMGDWVQMTNHHWAFSIETTRQSLGLETLILLNDFTAQALAITQVAPEELVQVGGSRPVANAPKAVIGPGTGLGVSGLIPSNAGWVPLAGEGGHVSFPPFDDAEVMIWQFAKKKYGHVSAERFLSGAGLTLIYEALAIKEGVKPQKLTPAEISEQALSGSSPLCRLALDIFCAMLGTVASNLALTLGASGGVYLCGGIIPRFIDYFKYSPFRSRFENKGRFDAYLAAIPVYVVLSKFPGIHGAAVALSNHLQGRCNNTVALGGAAEPTKKA; from the coding sequence ATGTCTACTACGCAGAATAAAACCGCCGCCAAGCAGCCTCAAACCGCAACCGTCGAATGGCCGCGGCTGGTGGCCGATATCGGCGGCACCAACGCCCGCTTCGCATTGGAAACCGCACCGCAGCAAATCGAAAAAGTGGAAGTGCTGCCGTGCAACGATTACGACACCATTGTCGATGCCGCACGCGAATACCTGAAACGCGCAGGCAGCCCCAAAATCAGCCATGCCGCCATCGCCATTGCCAACCCCATCATGGGCGACTGGGTGCAGATGACCAACCACCATTGGGCGTTTTCCATCGAAACCACCCGCCAGTCGCTCGGTTTGGAAACCCTGATTCTGCTCAACGACTTCACCGCACAGGCATTGGCGATTACACAGGTGGCGCCCGAAGAATTGGTGCAGGTGGGCGGCTCGAGACCCGTTGCCAACGCCCCCAAAGCCGTTATCGGCCCCGGCACCGGCTTGGGCGTGAGCGGCCTGATTCCGAGCAATGCCGGCTGGGTGCCGCTGGCGGGCGAAGGCGGCCACGTGAGCTTTCCGCCGTTTGACGATGCCGAAGTGATGATTTGGCAGTTTGCCAAGAAAAAATACGGCCACGTTTCCGCCGAACGCTTTTTGAGCGGCGCCGGCCTGACCCTGATTTACGAAGCACTGGCTATTAAAGAAGGCGTGAAACCGCAAAAACTCACCCCCGCCGAAATCAGCGAGCAAGCATTGAGCGGCTCTTCGCCCTTGTGCAGGCTGGCCTTGGATATTTTCTGCGCCATGCTCGGCACGGTGGCTTCCAATCTGGCCCTAACGCTGGGCGCCAGCGGCGGCGTGTATTTGTGCGGCGGCATCATTCCGCGCTTTATCGATTATTTCAAATATTCGCCGTTCCGCAGCCGCTTTGAAAACAAAGGCCGTTTCGATGCCTATCTGGCGGCGATTCCCGTGTATGTGGTGCTGAGCAAATTCCCCGGCATCCACGGCGCGGCGGTGGCCCTGTCCAACCACCTGCAAGGGCGCTGCAACAACACCGTGGCGCTGGGCGGTGCGGCCGAACCAACCAAAAAAGCCTAA
- the pgl gene encoding 6-phosphogluconolactonase produces the protein MAYQWHSFDNAAAASTALADAVADALQQALDKKGSAVLAVSGGRSPIAFFEALSQKKLAWQNIGVTLVDERIVPTTHADSNTGLVHEYLLQNQAAAAQWIPVVEAGKTETDLQPETVVQTALQHYRQPDVLVLGMGGDGHTASLFPQAPQLDKGLDEANPVPLLHTTPVTAPHERVSMTLAAIAKTPAVFLAIGGAEKKAVFDQAAAAPSKTYPTSYILNHEKVNCHVYYAE, from the coding sequence ATGGCTTACCAATGGCACTCATTCGACAATGCCGCCGCCGCTTCCACCGCATTGGCCGACGCCGTGGCCGATGCCTTGCAGCAGGCGCTCGACAAAAAAGGCAGCGCCGTTCTCGCCGTGTCGGGCGGGCGTTCGCCCATTGCCTTTTTCGAGGCTTTGTCGCAAAAAAAACTGGCTTGGCAAAACATCGGCGTTACACTGGTAGACGAGCGCATCGTGCCCACCACCCATGCCGACAGCAACACCGGTCTGGTGCACGAATACCTGCTGCAAAACCAAGCCGCCGCCGCACAATGGATTCCCGTGGTGGAGGCAGGCAAAACCGAAACCGATTTGCAGCCCGAAACCGTGGTTCAGACGGCCTTGCAGCACTACCGCCAGCCCGATGTGCTGGTGCTGGGCATGGGTGGCGACGGCCACACCGCCTCGCTGTTTCCGCAAGCGCCGCAGCTCGACAAAGGTTTGGACGAAGCCAACCCCGTGCCGCTTCTGCACACCACGCCGGTTACCGCCCCGCACGAGCGCGTGAGCATGACGCTGGCAGCCATCGCGAAAACCCCCGCCGTGTTTCTGGCCATCGGCGGCGCAGAGAAAAAAGCGGTGTTCGACCAAGCCGCCGCCGCACCCAGCAAAACCTACCCCACCAGTTATATACTCAACCACGAAAAGGTAAACTGCCATGTCTACTACGCAGAATAA
- the zwf gene encoding glucose-6-phosphate dehydrogenase — protein sequence MNTQTNFDLVLFGATGDLAMRKLLPCLYQAHVAGLLHPAGRILGVSRSELDTAGFLAKVETNSKIHIKQNFSEEAWASFIKRIHYLTVDVTNPDDFKTLADTVKARKETDNVVVYLSTAPKFFAPACAELANVGLNGGNVRIVLEKPLGTDLKSSQEINTDVARYFKEEQVYRIDHYLGKEALQNLLALRFANLVFEPLWNNKYVKSVQLTIAEQLGVEERGEFYDITGALRDMVQNHLMQMLCMTAMEAPKSLDADDVRDEKLKVIKSLKPLTSADVDADVVRAQYTENKGMNGYLQEHNVPAGSRTETYVAVKAEINNERWAGVPFYLRTGKRMAGKVAEIVLNFRDLPNHIFENSQPAPNRLVIELQPTESVRLYTQVKTPGAGNKVELTALSVDMGKAIQGRRAEAYERLLLDVINGKLALFNRRDELEAAWEWVMPIMENWENSPTPPHGYAADSWGPEAARELLARNGDKWHEEQ from the coding sequence ATGAATACTCAAACAAACTTCGATTTGGTGTTATTTGGTGCAACCGGCGATTTGGCCATGCGTAAACTGCTGCCCTGCCTTTATCAGGCACACGTTGCCGGGCTGCTCCACCCCGCAGGCCGAATTTTGGGGGTGAGCCGCAGCGAGCTGGACACCGCAGGGTTTCTCGCCAAAGTGGAAACCAATTCCAAAATCCACATCAAGCAGAATTTCAGCGAAGAAGCGTGGGCTTCTTTTATCAAGCGCATCCACTATCTAACCGTTGACGTAACCAACCCCGACGATTTCAAAACGCTGGCCGACACGGTAAAAGCGCGCAAAGAAACCGACAACGTGGTGGTTTACCTTTCCACCGCGCCGAAGTTTTTCGCCCCCGCCTGCGCCGAGCTGGCCAATGTGGGCTTAAACGGCGGCAACGTGCGCATCGTGCTCGAAAAACCGCTGGGTACCGATTTGAAGTCTTCCCAAGAAATCAACACCGATGTGGCCCGCTATTTCAAAGAAGAGCAGGTTTACCGCATCGACCACTATTTGGGCAAAGAAGCGCTGCAAAACCTGCTGGCCTTGCGTTTCGCCAACCTCGTGTTCGAGCCGCTGTGGAACAACAAATATGTGAAAAGCGTGCAGCTTACCATCGCCGAGCAGTTGGGCGTTGAAGAGCGCGGCGAGTTTTACGACATCACCGGCGCCTTGCGCGACATGGTGCAGAACCACCTGATGCAGATGCTGTGCATGACGGCGATGGAAGCGCCCAAAAGCCTCGATGCCGACGACGTGCGCGACGAAAAACTGAAAGTAATCAAATCACTCAAACCGCTCACCTCCGCCGATGTGGATGCCGACGTGGTGCGCGCCCAATACACCGAAAACAAAGGCATGAACGGCTATCTGCAAGAACACAACGTGCCCGCCGGCAGCCGCACCGAAACTTATGTGGCCGTGAAAGCCGAAATCAACAACGAGCGCTGGGCCGGCGTGCCGTTTTATCTGCGCACCGGTAAGCGTATGGCCGGCAAAGTGGCCGAAATCGTGTTGAATTTCCGCGACCTGCCCAACCATATTTTTGAAAACAGCCAACCTGCGCCCAACCGTTTGGTCATCGAATTGCAGCCCACCGAATCGGTGCGCCTCTACACGCAGGTAAAAACCCCCGGCGCGGGCAACAAAGTGGAGCTTACCGCCCTGAGCGTGGACATGGGCAAAGCAATCCAAGGCCGCCGCGCCGAAGCCTACGAGCGCCTGCTGCTTGATGTGATCAACGGCAAGCTGGCGCTGTTCAACCGCCGCGACGAGTTGGAAGCCGCTTGGGAATGGGTGATGCCGATTATGGAAAACTGGGAAAACAGCCCCACCCCGCCGCACGGCTACGCTGCCGATTCATGGGGCCCCGAAGCCGCCCGCGAGCTGTTGGCGCGCAACGGCGACAAATGGCACGAAGAGCAGTAA
- the edd gene encoding phosphogluconate dehydratase — translation MTTLHPKLAAITERIIERSRPTREAYLARIRAFKQQGRVERDQLGCSNLAHGYAAMPKTIKIEMLKHNVPNLGMITAYNDMVSAHQPFKDFPDWIKDEAQKHGATAQVAGGTPAMCDGITQGYEGMELSLFSRDVIAMSTAVGLSHQMFDGALFFGVCDKIVPGLMIGALSCGHIPGIFVPAGPMTSGIGNKEKARTRQLFAEGKVGRDALLESEMGSYHSPGTCTFYGTANSNQMMMEMMGVHLPAAAFFNPYTPIREALTRHAAAHLAEGIRNQTAKPIGEMLDEKSFINAIIGLMATGGSTNHTMHLVAMARAAGIILNWDDFDEISSIVPLLIRVYPNGQADVNHFAATGGLPFVIRELRNNGLLHDDVETVMGHGMEAYTKEPFLIDGKLEWRDAVAESRDEDILRPFSRPFSPDGGLRLMKGNIGRGVIKVSAVKDSQRVIEAPAIVFNDQKEVLAAFERGELERDFVCVVRFQGPRANGMPELHKLTPPLAILLDRGFKVALLTDGRMSGASGKVPAAIHMSPEALLGGGIGKIRTGDMIRFDSVTGELAALVDEKEWAARETPEPDLSKNTHGIGRELFAGFRSITSSAETGAMSLGGDFS, via the coding sequence ATGACCACCCTCCACCCCAAACTTGCCGCCATCACCGAGCGCATCATCGAACGCAGCCGCCCCACGCGCGAAGCCTATCTGGCGCGCATCCGCGCATTCAAACAGCAGGGGCGCGTCGAGCGCGACCAACTGGGTTGTTCCAATCTGGCGCACGGCTATGCCGCCATGCCCAAAACCATCAAAATCGAAATGCTCAAGCACAACGTGCCCAATCTCGGCATGATTACCGCTTATAACGATATGGTTTCCGCCCACCAGCCGTTCAAAGATTTTCCCGACTGGATTAAAGACGAAGCGCAAAAACACGGCGCCACCGCCCAAGTGGCCGGCGGCACGCCCGCCATGTGCGACGGCATCACGCAGGGCTACGAAGGCATGGAGCTTTCGCTGTTTTCGCGCGACGTGATTGCCATGAGCACCGCAGTCGGCCTGTCGCACCAAATGTTCGACGGCGCACTGTTTTTCGGCGTGTGCGACAAAATCGTGCCCGGCCTGATGATAGGCGCGTTGAGCTGCGGCCATATCCCCGGAATTTTCGTGCCGGCCGGCCCGATGACCAGCGGCATCGGCAACAAAGAAAAAGCGCGCACCCGCCAGCTGTTTGCCGAAGGCAAAGTCGGCCGCGACGCGCTGCTCGAGAGCGAAATGGGTTCCTACCACAGTCCCGGCACCTGCACCTTCTACGGCACCGCCAACTCCAACCAAATGATGATGGAGATGATGGGCGTGCACCTGCCCGCCGCCGCATTCTTCAACCCCTACACCCCGATACGCGAAGCGCTCACCCGCCATGCCGCCGCCCATTTGGCCGAAGGCATCAGAAACCAAACCGCCAAACCCATCGGCGAAATGCTCGACGAAAAATCGTTTATCAACGCCATTATCGGCCTGATGGCCACCGGCGGTTCCACCAACCACACCATGCACTTGGTGGCGATGGCGCGCGCCGCAGGCATCATTCTCAATTGGGACGACTTTGACGAAATCTCTTCGATCGTGCCGCTGCTGATCCGCGTTTACCCCAACGGCCAAGCCGATGTTAACCACTTCGCTGCCACCGGCGGCCTGCCGTTTGTGATCCGCGAGCTGCGCAACAACGGCCTCTTGCACGACGACGTGGAAACCGTGATGGGGCACGGCATGGAAGCCTACACCAAAGAGCCGTTCCTGATCGACGGCAAACTCGAATGGCGCGACGCCGTGGCCGAAAGCCGCGACGAAGACATCCTGCGCCCGTTCTCACGCCCGTTCTCACCCGACGGCGGCCTGCGCCTGATGAAAGGCAACATCGGCCGCGGCGTGATCAAAGTATCCGCCGTGAAAGACAGCCAGCGCGTTATCGAAGCGCCCGCCATCGTGTTTAACGACCAAAAAGAAGTGTTGGCCGCATTCGAGCGCGGCGAGCTGGAGCGCGACTTCGTGTGCGTGGTGCGCTTCCAAGGCCCGCGCGCCAACGGCATGCCCGAACTGCACAAACTCACGCCGCCCTTGGCGATTCTGCTCGACCGCGGCTTTAAAGTGGCGCTGCTTACCGACGGCCGCATGTCGGGCGCATCCGGCAAAGTGCCCGCCGCCATCCACATGAGTCCCGAAGCGCTGCTCGGCGGCGGCATCGGCAAAATCCGCACCGGCGATATGATCCGCTTCGATTCCGTTACCGGCGAGTTGGCCGCGCTGGTCGACGAAAAAGAGTGGGCCGCGCGCGAAACCCCCGAGCCGGATTTGAGCAAAAACACCCACGGCATCGGCCGCGAACTGTTCGCAGGTTTCCGCAGCATCACCAGCAGCGCCGAAACCGGTGCCATGAGCTTGGGCGGCGATTTTTCTTAA
- a CDS encoding bifunctional 4-hydroxy-2-oxoglutarate aldolase/2-dehydro-3-deoxy-phosphogluconate aldolase: MNPRDILSAGAVVPVMAIDDINTAVDLAHALVEGGIPTLEITLRTEHGIKAIELIKKEVKGAIVGAGTVTNPDQLKAVEDAGAVFAISPGLHESLAKASHNSGIPLIPGVATPGEVQLALEHGIDTLKLFPAEVVGGKAMLKALYGPYAHVRFCPTGGITLESAPEYLKLPNVLCVGGTWLTPKEAVQNKDWATITRLAKEAAALK; the protein is encoded by the coding sequence ATGAATCCACGCGACATCCTTTCCGCAGGCGCCGTTGTCCCCGTGATGGCGATCGACGACATCAACACCGCCGTTGATCTGGCGCACGCTTTGGTTGAAGGCGGCATTCCCACCCTCGAAATCACCTTGCGCACCGAACACGGCATCAAAGCCATTGAACTGATTAAAAAAGAAGTGAAAGGCGCGATTGTGGGCGCGGGCACCGTTACCAACCCCGACCAGCTCAAAGCAGTTGAAGACGCAGGCGCCGTGTTTGCCATCAGCCCCGGCCTGCACGAGTCGCTGGCAAAAGCCAGCCATAACAGCGGCATCCCGCTGATTCCCGGCGTAGCCACCCCCGGCGAAGTGCAACTTGCGCTCGAGCACGGCATCGACACTTTGAAACTGTTCCCCGCCGAAGTGGTGGGCGGCAAAGCCATGCTCAAAGCCCTCTACGGCCCCTATGCCCACGTGCGTTTCTGCCCCACTGGCGGCATCACCCTCGAAAGCGCCCCCGAATACCTCAAACTGCCCAACGTATTATGCGTGGGCGGCACATGGCTCACCCCTAAAGAAGCCGTGCAAAACAAAGATTGGGCAACCATTACCCGTTTGGCAAAAGAAGCCGCGGCATTGAAATAA
- a CDS encoding DUF2834 domain-containing protein, translated as MPWFTDYDMNMLVLIQQIAADRLSAFAWLDVLVSGEKGVFVAIESRRLKMRHGPWAAMSAAVITTGSALWHFYGTLGTIDGGLYPVQA; from the coding sequence GTGCCGTGGTTTACCGATTACGATATGAATATGCTAGTACTGATACAGCAAATTGCCGCCGACCGCTTGTCTGCTTTCGCGTGGCTGGATGTATTGGTATCTGGGGAGAAGGGTGTTTTTGTTGCAATTGAAAGCAGGCGACTGAAAATGCGCCACGGCCCTTGGGCAGCCATGAGCGCGGCAGTTATTACCACTGGATCAGCTTTATGGCACTTTTATGGCACTCTTGGAACAATTGACGGTGGGCTTTATCCTGTCCAAGCCTGA